One stretch of Microcebus murinus isolate Inina chromosome 12, M.murinus_Inina_mat1.0, whole genome shotgun sequence DNA includes these proteins:
- the NRARP gene encoding notch-regulated ankyrin repeat-containing protein, with translation MSQAELSTCSAPQTQRIFQEAVRKGNTQELQSLLQNMTNCEFNVNSFGPEGQTALHQSVIDGNLELVKLLVKFGADIRLANRDGWSALHIAAFGGHQDIVLYLITKAKYAASGR, from the coding sequence ATGAGCCAGGCCGAGCTGTCCACCTGCTCTGCGCCCCAGACGCAGCGCATCTTCCAGGAGGCCGTGCGCAAGGGCAACACGCAGGAGCTGCAGTCGCTGTTGCAGAACATGACCAACTGCGAATTCAACGTGAACTCGTTCGGGCCCGAGGGCCAGACGGCGCTGCACCAGTCGGTCATCGACGGCAACCTGGAGCTCGTGAAGCTGCTGGTCAAGTTCGGCGCGGACATCCGCCTGGCCAACCGCGACGGCTGGAGTGCGCTGCACATCGCCGCGTTCGGCGGCCACCAGGACATCGTGCTGTATCTCATCACCAAGGCCAAGTACGCGGCCAGCGGCCGGTGA